A genomic window from Glycine soja cultivar W05 chromosome 10, ASM419377v2, whole genome shotgun sequence includes:
- the LOC114372334 gene encoding probable voltage-gated potassium channel subunit beta, with protein MQYKNLGRSGLKVSQLSYGAWVSFGNQLDVKEAKALLQCCRDHGVNFFDNAEVYANGRAEEIMGQAIRELGWKRSDIVVSTKIFWGGQGPNDKGLSRKHVVEGTKASLKRLDMEYVDVLYCHRPDSSTPIEETVRAMNHVIDRGWAFYWGTSEWSAQQITEAWAVAQRLDLVGPIVEQPEYNLLSRHKVESEFLPLYTNYGTGLTTWSPLASGVLTGKYKKGVIPPDSRFALENYKNLASRSLVDDVLKKVDGLKPIAEELGVPLSQLAIAWCAANPNVSSVICGATKESQIQENMKAIDVIPLLTPVVMEKIEAVVQSKPKRPESYR; from the exons ATGCAGTACAAGAACCTGGGCCGGTCGGGACTGAAGGTGAGCCAGCTCTCCTACGGGGCGTGGGTGAGCTTCGGTAACCAGCTAGACGTGAAGGAGGCGAAGGCCCTCCTCCAGTGCTGCCGCGACCACGGCGTGAACTTCTTCGACAACGCCGAGGTCTACGCCAACGGCCGCGCCGAGGAAATCATGGGCCAGGCCATCCGGGAGCTGGGCTGGAAGCGCTCCGACATCGTCGTTTCCACCAAGATATTTTGGGGTGGACAGGGGCCCAACGACAAGGGGCTCTCCCGCAAGCACGTCGTTGAGGGAACCAAGGCCTCCTTGAAACGCCTCGACATGGAATACGTGGATGTTCTCTACTGTCACCGCCCGGATTCCTCTACTCCCATAGAGGAAACCGTGAGGGCCATGAACCATGTTATTGATAGGGGCTGGGCCTTCTACTGGGGCACTAGCGAGTGGTCGGCTCAGCAGATCACCGAGGCGTGGGCTGTGGCTCAGAGATTGGACCTTGTTGGGCCTATTGTTGAACAGCCTGAGTATAACCTCTTGTCCAGGCACAAG GTTGAGTCGGAGTTTCTTCCTCTGTACACCAACTATGGCACAGGCCTCACTACATGGAGTCCTCTTGCCTCTGGAGTGCTCACTGGGAAATATAAGAAAGGAGTTATACCACCAGATAGCAGATTCGCTTTGGAAAATTACAAA aatcTGGCGTCGAGGTCGCTGGTTGATGATGTGCTTAAGAAGGTTGATGGATTGAAGCCAATTGCGGAAGAGCTTGGTGTGCCGTTGTCTCAGCTTGCAATTGCGTGGTGTGCTGCTAATCCTAATGTTTCCTCGGTTATCTGTGGTGCTACAAAGGAGTCTCAG ATTCAAGAGAACATGAAAGCAATCGATGTCATTCCATTATTGACTCCTGTTGTGATGGAGAAGATTGAGGCTGTTGTTCAAAGCAAGCCAAAACGCCCTGAATCGTACCGATGA